The Streptomyces sp. NBC_00659 genomic interval CGACGGACTCGCCCTCGTCATCGGGGACGTCCAGGGCCACGGCGTCCAGGCCGCCGCCACCATGGGTCAACTCCGCAGCGCGGTAAGGGCGTTCGCCCTCGGGGACCATCCTCCGGACGAGGTGATGAGCGGCACCAACCGGCTGCTCATCGACCTCGATCCGGGCCAGTTCGCGAGTTGCTGCTACGTCCGGGTGGATCCGTTGACCGGTGTCGCGCAGGCGGCGCGGGCCGGGCATCCGCAGCCGCTGCTGCGCCACCCCGACGGCCGCACCGAGGTTCTGGACCTGCCGGGCGGTGTGGTGCTGGGCGTGGACCCGCACGCCGACTACCCCGTGACGGACCTGGTGCTGGAGCCCGAGGCCGTACTGGCCCTGTACACGGACGGGCTGGTCGAGCGGCCCGGCACGGACATCGACGACGGGATCGAGGCCCTTCGCTCGACCCTGGCCGACGCGGACCCCCCGCGGCACCGCACGGCGGGCGGTCCGTCCCTGTCCAGCGCCGCCGATCTGCTCACCGCGGACGCCCGGAGGGCCAACGAACGCCCCGACGACATCGCGCTGCTGCTCACCACCCGCCGGCCGCCCGGCGAGGGGTGAACGCCCGGGGCGGACACCCGTCCGGACCGCTCACGGTGACACGGGCCGGACGGATGCCCGAGGGCCTGAGACGCATGTCAGTGGGCCCGACCGATGTCAGTAGGCCGGACCGATCCCAGTGGGCCCGACCGATGTCAGTGGGCCGCGTCCAGACGGGCCCGCTGGTCCGGAGTCAGTTCCAGGTCCACCGCGGCCAGGTTCTCCTCCAGCTGGGCCACCGAGGAGGCGCCGGCCAGCGGGATCACGGGCAGCTCGCCGCCCATCTGCCAGGCCAGCACGACCTGGTTGAGGGTCGCCCCCGTCTCCTTCGCCACCTCCTTGAGCACGGTGAGCCGGGCGGTGTTTCCCGGGTGGTCGTAGTCGGACGCAAGCGGCTTGTCCCGGCGCCCGTAGGCGCCGCCCAGCAGCGGCGAGTAGGCGACGAGCGTCAGCCCGGGCTCCGCCCCCAGGTAGCTGAGGAGTTCACCGGTCGCGGCGCCGAGTCCGCCCTCGGGGAAGAGCCCGCTGGGTACGTCGGAACGCGGGCGCAGCAGGCTGTGGTGGTACTGGAGGACCTCGTAGCCGGGCAGTCCGGCCAGGGCGGCCAGGGCGCGGGCCCGTTCCACACGCCAGACGGCGTGGTTGCTCACCCCGAGGAGTCCGACGCTGCCTGCCGCAACGAGTTCGGCGAACGCCTGGACGGTCTCGCCCGGTTCGACGGTGCGGTCCTCTATGTGCGCGTACAGAAGGTCGATCTTCTCCACGCCGAGGCGTTCCCGGCTCCGCTCGGAGGCCTCGCGGATCACCTTGGCCGACAGTCCCTCGGGGTTGTCGACGTAGCCGGTCCCCGGGGCGAGCGGGCGTGCGCCGAGCTTGGTCGCGAGGACGATCTCGTCGCCGACGCCCCGGCTGCGCCGCCAGCGTCCGAGCAGTTCCTCGCTCTGGCCGCCCTGCCCGCCGTCGGTCCAGAAGGCGTAGTTGTCCGAGGTGTCGATGAAGTTGCCGCCGGCCTCGGCATAGCGGTCCAGTACGGCGAACGACGTCTTCTCGTCGGTCAGTGAGCCGAACAGCATCGCGCCGAGCGCGAGCACACTCACCTCACGGCGGGTCGCCGGGTCCGTGCCGATCGTGCGGTAGCGCATGGTGTTCCCTCCCGTTCGGGCCCGAAGTCCCCGGGCCCGAACGGGAGTCTGGTCGTTGGAGTGCTCTTGAGGTCAAGCCTTGGCGAAGGGCCCCTCCAGGGCGGCCCACTGCAACAGCATGATCGTCTTGGCGTCCGCGATCTCCCCGGTGCGGATCATCGACAGGGCTTCACGGAAGGGCAGTTCGACCACCTCGATGTCCTCCCCCTCCTCGTCGAGTCCGCCGCCCTCGTGGGTGCGGGTGGACGGGCCGTAGGAGGCGGCGTAGAAACTCACCCGTTCGGTGACCGAACCCGGGCTCATGTAGACGTCGAAGACGTGTTCCACCGCGCCGACGGTGTGCCCGGTCTCCTCGATGACCTCGCGCCGTACGGCGTCCTCGGGGTGCT includes:
- a CDS encoding aldo/keto reductase, which gives rise to MRYRTIGTDPATRREVSVLALGAMLFGSLTDEKTSFAVLDRYAEAGGNFIDTSDNYAFWTDGGQGGQSEELLGRWRRSRGVGDEIVLATKLGARPLAPGTGYVDNPEGLSAKVIREASERSRERLGVEKIDLLYAHIEDRTVEPGETVQAFAELVAAGSVGLLGVSNHAVWRVERARALAALAGLPGYEVLQYHHSLLRPRSDVPSGLFPEGGLGAATGELLSYLGAEPGLTLVAYSPLLGGAYGRRDKPLASDYDHPGNTARLTVLKEVAKETGATLNQVVLAWQMGGELPVIPLAGASSVAQLEENLAAVDLELTPDQRARLDAAH